A stretch of the Streptomyces sp. NBC_01428 genome encodes the following:
- a CDS encoding DUF6959 family protein, which yields MERVEAELFTDGGNNAVVRLPPRRFPGVLIQGDSLSVIRSEVAEVLEACDQGDLAGARETAGLLLADLDEVLERYTAALDAHQVPRPY from the coding sequence ATGGAACGTGTTGAGGCAGAGCTGTTCACGGACGGCGGGAACAACGCTGTGGTGCGCCTGCCTCCGCGCCGGTTCCCCGGCGTCTTGATCCAGGGGGACTCCCTCTCCGTCATCCGCAGCGAAGTTGCCGAAGTCCTCGAAGCATGCGACCAGGGCGACCTCGCCGGAGCGCGGGAAACCGCCGGCCTTCTACTGGCTGACCTCGATGAGGTGCTAGAGCGATACACCGCCGCGCTGGACGCCCACCAGGTCCCGCGGCCGTACTGA
- a CDS encoding VOC family protein, translating to MAIQRMDNVGIVVEDLDAAVAFFVELGMELEGRATVEGLVADQCTGLDGVRCDIAMVRTPDGHSRLELAKYRSPLATSAGPRNPPHNILGTHRVMFAVDDIEDTVARLRPHGAELVGEIARFENSYLLCYVRGPEGIIVGLAEQLN from the coding sequence ATGGCGATTCAGCGGATGGACAACGTCGGCATCGTCGTCGAGGACCTGGACGCCGCCGTCGCGTTCTTCGTGGAACTCGGTATGGAGCTGGAGGGCAGGGCGACGGTCGAGGGCCTCGTCGCCGACCAGTGCACCGGACTCGACGGCGTCCGCTGCGACATCGCGATGGTCCGGACCCCGGACGGACACAGCCGCCTCGAACTGGCGAAGTACCGTAGCCCGCTGGCAACAAGTGCCGGACCGCGCAACCCACCGCACAACATCCTGGGCACGCACCGCGTCATGTTCGCCGTCGACGACATCGAGGACACCGTCGCCCGCCTGCGCCCTCACGGCGCCGAACTCGTCGGAGAGATCGCCCGCTTCGAGAACAGCTACCTGCTCTGCTACGTCCGCGGCCCGGAGGGCATCATCGTCGGCTTGGCGGAGCAACTGAACTGA
- a CDS encoding MarR family winged helix-turn-helix transcriptional regulator → MAQDSTPPYDPGVSDSAARAAQDLRVAFSLLRRRIREVSEKQDLTPSQVSALTLVSKSGAATASALAATEGVRPQSMAATLAALDQYGLIQRNPDPGDGRRQLITLTEAGRERVEGTREARSAWLAHAFEERCTEEERQTVIAAMALLERLTRP, encoded by the coding sequence ATGGCTCAGGACAGCACTCCTCCGTACGACCCGGGCGTCTCGGACTCCGCCGCCCGCGCCGCGCAGGATCTGCGGGTCGCGTTCAGCCTTCTCCGGCGGCGGATCCGGGAGGTCTCCGAGAAGCAGGACCTCACGCCCTCCCAGGTCTCCGCGCTCACCCTCGTGAGCAAGAGCGGTGCCGCCACCGCCAGCGCGCTCGCGGCGACGGAGGGCGTCCGGCCCCAGTCGATGGCCGCGACTCTCGCCGCCCTCGACCAGTACGGCCTCATCCAGCGCAACCCGGACCCCGGTGACGGCCGGCGGCAGCTGATCACCCTCACGGAGGCGGGGCGCGAGCGCGTCGAAGGCACCCGGGAGGCCCGCTCCGCCTGGCTCGCCCACGCCTTCGAGGAGCGCTGCACGGAGGAGGAGCGGCAGACGGTCATCGCGGCGATGGCCCTGCTGGAACGGCTGACCCGCCCGTGA